A genome region from Cucumis sativus cultivar 9930 chromosome 4, Cucumber_9930_V3, whole genome shotgun sequence includes the following:
- the LOC101203896 gene encoding mitogen-activated protein kinase 7, which yields MATFVEPPSGIRSMGKHYYTMWQTLFEVDTKYVPIKPIGRGAYGVVCSSINRETNEKVAIKKIHNVFENRTDAMRTLRELKLLRHIRHENVIALKDVMMPIHRKSFKDVYLVYELMDTDLHQIIKSPQPLSHDHCKYFIYQLLCGLQHLHSANILHRDLKPGNLLVNANCDLKICDFGLARTSMGRDQFMTEYVVTRWYRAPELLLCCDNYGTSIDVWSVGCIFAEILGRQPIFPGTECLNQLNLIITILGSPKEADVEFIDNVKARNYIKSMPFSRGIRLSHLYPQAEPLAIDLLQKMLVFDPTKRITVDEALQHPYMSGLYDPKFNSSVEVPLNLDIDDTLGEPKIREMMLNEMLYYHPEAVSTFS from the exons ATGGCTACGTTTGTGGAGCCACCGAGCGGAATCAGATCGATGGGGAAGCATTATTATACAATGTGGCAAACTCTGTTTGAAGTTGATACTAAATATGTCCCGATCAAGCCGATTGGGCGAGGTGCTTATGGTGTAGTGTGTTCTTCGATTAACCGAGAGACTAACGAGAAAGTGGCgatcaagaaaattcataatGTGTTTGAGAATCGTACGGACGCCATGAGAACACTGAGGGAGCTGAAGCTATTGAGGCACATACGGCATGAGAATGTGATTGCTTTGAAAGATGTGATGATGCCAATTCATAGGAAAAGCTTTAAAGatgtttatttggtttatgAACTCATGGATACAGATCTTCATCAGATTATCAAGTCCCCTCAGCCACTTTCCCATGATCATTGCAAGTACTTTATCTATCAG TTGCTTTGCGGGTTGCAGCATCTTCATTCAGCTAACATTCTTCACCGGGACTTGAAGCCTGGGAACCTCCTTGTCAATGCTAACTGTGATCTTAAGATATGCGATTTTGGGTTGGCACGAACTAGCATGGGCCGTGATCAGTTCATGACTGAGTATGTTGTTACTCGCTGGTATCGGGCTCCAGAACTTCTTCTCTGCTGTGACAACTATGGGACTTCTATTGATGTATGGTCTGTGGGATGCATCTTTGCTGAGATTCTTGGTCGGCAACCTATCTTCCCAGGGACAGAGTGCCTTAACCAACTTAACTTAATTATCACCATTCTTGGTAGTCCAAAGGAAGCAGATGTTGAGTTCATCGACAATGTAAAGGCCAGAAATTATATTAAGTCAATGCCCTTCTCAAGGGGAATACGCCTTTCTCATCTTTACCCACAAGCTGAACCTTTAGCTATAGACTTGTTACAGAAGATGCTTGTGTTTGATCCAACTAAGAGAATTACTGTTGACGAAGCACTTCAACATCCATACATGTCGGGGCTATACGATCCGAAGTTCAATTCTTCTGTTGAGGTTCCTCTCAATCTCGACATTGACGACACACTTGGGGAGCCTAAGATCAGGGAAATGATGTTGAATGAGATGCTGTATTACCATCCTGAAGCtgtttcaacattttcttaa